A single genomic interval of Bacillus sp. es.036 harbors:
- the gerQ gene encoding spore coat protein GerQ — MNNQYWKTPQSQNMGGYGQMPQQPQGGQMAQFPSGFPGQGQQVQGASMGVGFPAQLAVEQSYIENILRLNLGKIATVYMTFENSEKWNSKVFKGVVEAAGRDHIILSDPQTGKRYILLMVYLDYITFDEELEYNYPLQQTTQYTPR; from the coding sequence ATGAATAATCAATACTGGAAAACCCCACAGTCACAAAACATGGGTGGCTATGGGCAAATGCCGCAGCAACCGCAAGGCGGGCAAATGGCACAGTTTCCTTCAGGCTTCCCTGGTCAAGGACAGCAAGTTCAAGGAGCATCCATGGGCGTAGGCTTTCCTGCACAACTTGCCGTAGAGCAATCTTACATCGAAAACATCCTGCGCTTGAATTTAGGGAAAATCGCCACCGTTTACATGACGTTCGAAAACAGCGAGAAATGGAACTCGAAAGTGTTCAAAGGGGTTGTCGAAGCAGCGGGAAGAGATCATATCATTCTTTCTGATCCCCAAACAGGCAAACGTTATATTTTACTCATGGTTTATTTAGACTATATTACATTTGATGAAGAGCTCGAGTATAACTACCCTCTTCAACAAACAACGCAATATACTCCGCGTTAG
- a CDS encoding DUF423 domain-containing protein — protein MKLFLIIGAINAAIAVGLGAFGAHGLEGRLSEKMLETFKTGVQYHMYHALGLVGVAIAADKLQSAGLMQWAGWLMFAGIVLFSGSLYVLSLSGIKILGAITPLGGVAFITAWILVVVAAFKA, from the coding sequence ATGAAGCTATTTTTAATTATTGGTGCGATTAATGCGGCTATTGCGGTTGGACTTGGCGCATTTGGCGCACATGGATTAGAAGGACGACTATCAGAGAAAATGCTAGAAACGTTCAAAACAGGTGTCCAATATCATATGTATCACGCGCTTGGGTTAGTTGGAGTAGCTATTGCGGCAGATAAGCTCCAATCTGCAGGATTGATGCAATGGGCGGGCTGGCTGATGTTTGCTGGAATCGTGCTGTTTTCCGGCAGCTTGTATGTACTTAGCCTGAGCGGAATTAAGATTCTTGGTGCGATTACGCCGCTTGGTGGCGTTGCGTTTATTACAGCGTGGATTTTGGTTGTGGTTGCGGCGTTTAAGGCGTAG